One window from the genome of Artemia franciscana chromosome 12, ASM3288406v1, whole genome shotgun sequence encodes:
- the LOC136034071 gene encoding charged multivesicular body protein 1a-like, translating into MDDTSFQLRFCAKQLEKMSKKSEKDKAVQQSKCKKALQQGNIEGARIYAENAIRKKNEALNYLRMSSKVDAVQSKVHSAAMLRGLTKNMGQVVRSLDKAIGSMDLEKISATMDKFEKQFEDLDVKTSVVEDAIGATTTLSTPADEVEALMQRIADEAQLDLAGKLAVSSTVPSVLEEERGQADLDRRLAALRE; encoded by the exons ATGGATG ACACATCATTTCAACTAAGATTTTGTGCTAAGCAGTTAGAGAAGATGTCAAAAAAGTCCGAAAAGGACAAAGCAGTCCAGCAGTCAAAGTGCAAAAAAGCTCTTCAGCAGGGTAATATTGAAGGTGCAAGGATTTATGCCGAAAACGCTATcaggaaaaaaaacgaagcaCTCAATTATCTCAGAATGTCCTCAAAGGTTGATGCAGTTCAGTCCAAGGTTCATTCGGCTGCAATGCTTAGAGGG CTTACAAAAAATATGGGTCAAGTTGTCAGGTCTCTAGACAAAGCTATTGGTAGTATGGACCTAGAAAAGATTTCTGCTACTATGGACAAATTCGAAAAGCAATTTGAGGATTTAGATGTCAAAACTTCA GTAGTTGAGGATGCTATTGGAGCCACAACTACTCTGTCAACTCCAGCTGATGAAGTGGAGGCTTTAATGCAGCGAATTGCAGATGAAGCGCAGCTAGACTTGGCAGGAAAGCTGGCCGTTTCTTCAACTGTGCCCTCTGTCTTAGAAGAGGAAAGAGGTCAGGCAGACTTGGATAGAAG gttGGCTGCTCTACGCGAGTGA